The nucleotide sequence AAGGATCACCAAATCAATTATTATATGTTGATCCCCGCTTATTTTGCATACTTGTATTTCAATTGGCAGGCTTTTTAACAATGCGAAACCCGAGGACCAGTTCTTCCTTCGCCTACCAGAAACAATGATAAAAATGGAAAAAATTGCCATCCTGGGGCGCGGAAGTTGGCGGAGGCATGCAAGCCCTTCAGAGTCCTTAAATGACTTGATTCAGGCATCGTACGAGTTAATAGGTGTCTTCATCTCTGGTAGATCTTGCTTCGCTGTCCTCTTCTCAAGTATCCTTGGACAAGTGCAGCTGGCCGCAATCATTGCTTGCATTGTTTTGTCTTCATTGCGTCTGAAAAGGCAAGATTATGTGGATCAACAGAATCAAGGGAACGATGATCATAAGAACATTAGGTGGTCTCTGAACATCTTCTATGCATTAGTGCTCAGCCAATGCATTCTCTATTTCCTGACTGGGATACTGGCAAACCCGTTGAAACGGATATGTGTAGTCTGTATGAAGTATAAGCTAGGAATTTGGGGGTTTCTAGCTCTTTCTCGCTATCTACAGGCATGCGTTTTGAAATGCATTAATGGAGATCTTCGTGAAGCAGTCAACATGGACTTGGTTTCCTTTGCAAAGCAGTTGTTGAACTCTGACCCACTGGACGACCAGCTGTTGGGAATTCGTATTCTTgaccacctcctcagaagcagggAAGACCAAGATGAACGCTACAAGGAAAAGGTGCTCACAAAGATTCGATCTTCTCTTGATACCGTCGAGAAAGCAGTATACATGATGGGCTTGGACAGAGAGGTGGAACAAGATACCAGAGGGCACGCTGCGCGCATACTGCTGGAGCTCGCACCTGGCCTTCAAGTCGAGAGCTTTCCTGGTATTTTTCAGGCTATTTCTTCACTGCTTAGCGCACGCAAGACAAAGACCAGCGGAAGCTCCAGCAATTCAACCTGTGCGAGCAAAGAGCTCAAATTGCTTGGTGTGGATATTCTCGACAAACTCCTGACTAATCCAGAAAACTGTGCAGAGGTGAAGAATGCCAAGAACCTGCTCTCCAAGATCATACACATTACAAGCTGCCAGGATGAAAAGCTAGACTCCGATATTGATAAAAAGATAGTCGAAAACTCACTAGAAGTCTTGAGCAAGCTTGTGAGCACAGTTGGTGAGACCGGCGAGGAGCTCAGGTGCCAAGTGTCCAGTAATATGTACACCATAAGGAATATTGGCAAGTTCTTCATAGATCATCCTGAAAGCCAACCAAAGATGCTTGCTCAAGCAGCAGACATCCTTGCATGCCTAGCTTCAAATGACACTGCGAGAAAGGAGATAGAAAGGTCACACCTGATCATCCGGAAACTCATCAGTCTCCTAGCTGAAGAAATTGATGACGTCCAAGTCCAAGAAAGCTCCGTGAGAGTGTCGGCAGCCGAAGCGTTGGTATTGCTCACTGCTCCTACCAGAGAAATTGGTGTGCTCAGTACAGTGAGTGAAAGGAGCATCAAGCCAGTATTGTCAGAAACTAAGCTTGAAGACATGCAGCGAATTGTCTCGCTGCTCTCTGATGAGTCTGCAGAGCACAGAATTATGGTGACGAAATTCCTGCAGAATCTGCGGAGTTACCAGCGAGCAGAATATGGTGATCAGCTGGAGATAATCAACAAAGCTCTACCAAAGGTAACTTCTAAACCAGCACCAATCCTGATTCAAAATTTGGAACGGAAAATTAGCTTCTATCTATTTTGCACCCATATTCGAAAAATAAAAAGGTTGGCTTTGGTTATCTTACACTTCGTTCTGCTGAAGCATATAGTTTTTATTTATCTTCATCTGACATATTATGCTTGAAATGGAGTGCATATACATATATATCACCCTTGCATGATAAATCCGTATTTTATTTTAAACTCACTAGTATACATTTGACTTTTGGGGATGACAAGTATATGAATACTGCCACAGGTATTGGAAGCAATCAAAATTGCATCGGATAAAATAGAAGGGACAGGTTGTGCTGATGAACCTTCTGGTCATGTAAGAAAACAGAGTTCTCCATCTTCCCTGTTTAATAGTAAATTCACAGGGCCTGTCATTCCGATTCTACTAGTTTTCCTTTACTACATATATTTTGTTGGAATAATGTTGTCCTTAGAATCATATGCGCTGTATATGTAGGAAATGGAGGCGCTGATAACTGAACAAGGTAAGCTGCTGGAGAGCTTTATTGGCCTGTGCATGCAAATTTGCATCAGCGGGAAtgcaaagcagttcaccgatgcgCTGAGGAGTGCTGAGATTACAGACGATATGTTCGTCCAGATGCTTGCAAAGATACTGGAAGTGTACAAGTCTCCAACTTCCGATGCTCCAGGCATAAGAAGGGCGGTGATTCAACAAATGAACTGGATGATGAATGAGGACCAAGAGTACATTAACATTTTCCTGAAGCATGAAATGGAAAATGCACTGAAAGAAGTAGCAGAGACGGCATTGAAGCTTGAGAACTATTGGTTCTTTCGTTTTGGCGTCAAAGCTTTTGAGCATGAGGAATCCATTTATTCTCTTCTCAGCATTTCGCCACTACTGCAGGCAGGTGGTTCGGGCTTGTAGTTGGATCAGCAAACATCTCTCCCAACTCCCAAATACGTACTCTCTTCCATCTCATGTAAAACATATGCTAATTTGTCGATGAGATTTATAACGCCTTTCAAATAATCCTATGCACAACAGAAGCACTATTGAGACTCATAAACCAACAGCTACGGAAACTTAATTCAAATTTCTCAGCAATAAACACAACTTAGGCTTATGGCGGCCAGCCAAAAACAACAAACATTTGCTTTGGAAATAACCTAAGGTTAAGGTAGTCCTAGTAGTAAAGTCACGTGTCCCACATCTCTCAAGTGCTGGCATGATCTAACTTGGATTTTGTTGCATGTTCTCTGCAGGGCACAATCGTGAGAACGCACCTACTATAATTGCCTACTTTGCTGCTTAAAGCAAATTTGCTTCGGGTTTCTGGGGAAAATATCCAGTGCTACGGTTCATCCCATGATACGCTGCTACAAGATCTCCTGGTGCGTTGGATCTGCATGGAAGG is from Triticum aestivum cultivar Chinese Spring chromosome 1B, IWGSC CS RefSeq v2.1, whole genome shotgun sequence and encodes:
- the LOC123079926 gene encoding uncharacterized protein, translating into MEQPSKAELNHENSQHQPRKHDLKLPEEKLNTMAVRMAFFYKLMSGCGALAFAWATVVLLGGFSTLIKQKDFWFVTIIVFMEATCHVQQNEKKNSTAPHSPVTTHDLAPHLIPTNTRPRPRPASAHRRRPRAATFPRADGPLEATYSAAVESLVHPHAALAAAPSPPGCRQRSQDGGDGSSSASTGGISNCDGSSSANIILLVLLFNNAKPEDQFFLRLPETMIKMEKIAILGRGSWRRHASPSESLNDLIQASYELIGVFISGRSCFAVLFSSILGQVQLAAIIACIVLSSLRLKRQDYVDQQNQGNDDHKNIRWSLNIFYALVLSQCILYFLTGILANPLKRICVVCMKYKLGIWGFLALSRYLQACVLKCINGDLREAVNMDLVSFAKQLLNSDPLDDQLLGIRILDHLLRSREDQDERYKEKVLTKIRSSLDTVEKAVYMMGLDREVEQDTRGHAARILLELAPGLQVESFPGIFQAISSLLSARKTKTSGSSSNSTCASKELKLLGVDILDKLLTNPENCAEVKNAKNLLSKIIHITSCQDEKLDSDIDKKIVENSLEVLSKLVSTVGETGEELRCQVSSNMYTIRNIGKFFIDHPESQPKMLAQAADILACLASNDTARKEIERSHLIIRKLISLLAEEIDDVQVQESSVRVSAAEALVLLTAPTREIGVLSTVSERSIKPVLSETKLEDMQRIVSLLSDESAEHRIMVTKFLQNLRSYQRAEYGDQLEIINKALPKVLEAIKIASDKIEGTGCADEPSGHEMEALITEQGKLLESFIGLCMQICISGNAKQFTDALRSAEITDDMFVQMLAKILEVYKSPTSDAPGIRRAVIQQMNWMMNEDQEYINIFLKHEMENALKEVAETALKLENYWFFRFGVKAFEHEESIYSLLSISPLLQGTIVRTHLL